Sequence from the Plasmodium gaboni strain SY75 chromosome Unknown, whole genome shotgun sequence genome:
AGACATACTTGAAGATATGGAGAAAGGATAGAGCTGATTTTCAATATAGTAATAACTATAGACAATAGGTGATATAGTTAAAGATAAATATCTGAAAAAAGATACAAAACTTTGAGAAAATAATTGGTCTTTTTTATCAAAGAATAAGGATATGATGGTAGGAATTATTGGTTCTATATAAGCATAAGAACAAGAATGTATGAAGCAAATGCtaatatattgaaaaattaaggaataatattttatggTGTAGTAGGTTAGTAATATTCCTGTGCTTTGTATAAGTAATCCGATAATTGCAGTTCCTAAAAcggaaaaaaaataaaaataaataaataaataaatatatatatatatatatatatatatatatatatatatatatatatatatatatttatatttatatatatatttatatttatatatatgttgtaT
This genomic interval carries:
- a CDS encoding putative major facilitator superfamily, which encodes TAIIGLLIQSTGILLTYYTIKYYSLIFQYISICFIHSCSYAYIEPIIPTIISLFFDKKDQLFSQSFVSFFRYLSLTISPIVYSYYYIENQLYPFSISSSMSILSIFFVILSFKFHNKMKNSMTN